From the Maioricimonas rarisocia genome, one window contains:
- a CDS encoding ABC transporter ATP-binding protein: MSEILPMRTETAQVHLGAIALDKAYRKGQHRVPVLRGVDVSIGRGEFLSIVGQSGSGKSTLLHLLGLLDTPDMGEVRLEGQRIDDLPQTTRDELRNRIFGFVFQFYHLLPELTLLENVITPLLIRCSPLEYWRQRKNFRSQAMEVLEKMGLAHRIHHRPSELSGGEMQRAAIARALIGKPEVLLADEPTGNLDARTGQEIIDLLSELNEREKLTIIMVTHDDSIARQAERIVRLSEGRIQALEEAA; encoded by the coding sequence ATGAGTGAAATCCTCCCGATGCGAACCGAGACAGCCCAAGTTCACCTGGGGGCCATCGCGCTCGACAAGGCATACCGCAAGGGACAGCACCGTGTCCCCGTCCTGCGTGGGGTCGACGTCTCGATCGGACGGGGCGAGTTCCTGTCGATCGTCGGACAGTCCGGCTCGGGCAAGAGCACGCTGCTGCACCTGCTCGGACTGCTCGACACTCCCGACATGGGCGAGGTCCGACTCGAAGGACAGCGGATCGACGATCTGCCGCAGACGACCCGCGACGAGCTGCGCAACCGCATCTTCGGATTCGTCTTTCAGTTCTATCACCTGCTGCCGGAACTGACGCTGCTCGAAAACGTCATTACGCCGCTGCTGATCCGCTGCTCTCCGCTCGAGTACTGGCGGCAGCGCAAGAACTTCCGCAGTCAGGCGATGGAAGTCCTCGAAAAGATGGGGCTCGCCCACCGCATTCACCACCGCCCCTCGGAGCTTTCCGGCGGCGAAATGCAGCGGGCCGCCATCGCCCGGGCACTCATCGGAAAGCCGGAAGTGCTGCTGGCGGACGAGCCGACCGGCAACCTCGACGCACGCACGGGGCAGGAGATCATCGACCTCCTCAGCGAGTTGAACGAGCGGGAAAAGCTGACTATCATCATGGTGACTCATGACGATTCCATCGCTCGTCAGGCGGAGCGAATCGTTCGGTTGAGCGAGGGTCGCATTCAGGCACTCGAAGAAGCCGCCTGA
- the ilvE gene encoding branched-chain-amino-acid transaminase, with the protein MSLQVYLNGQFVDKEQATVSVYDHGLLYGDGIFEGIRVYNGRVFMLAEHVERLYESALAIRLQIPISPDEMTAAVEETVARNGLKQGYVRLVVTRGAGTLGLDIRRTSNPQIIIIADTITLYPEELYENGLEIITASTIRNHPVALSPRIKSLNYLNNILAKIEATDAGCLEALMLNHRGEVAECTGDNIFIVKRGVLKTPTTDAGILEGVTRNVVMELARKANVPVVECTLDRHDIYTADECFLTGTAAEVIPVVKLDGRPIGDGQPGPVTRDLRERFQTFANGD; encoded by the coding sequence ATGTCGTTGCAGGTCTATCTGAACGGCCAGTTTGTCGACAAAGAGCAGGCGACCGTCAGCGTTTACGACCACGGTCTGCTGTACGGTGACGGTATCTTCGAAGGGATCCGGGTCTACAACGGCCGCGTCTTCATGCTCGCCGAGCATGTCGAACGTCTCTACGAAAGCGCGCTGGCCATCCGGCTGCAGATCCCGATCTCACCGGACGAAATGACCGCCGCCGTCGAAGAAACTGTCGCCCGCAACGGCCTCAAACAGGGCTACGTGCGGCTGGTCGTGACCCGCGGAGCTGGCACCCTCGGGCTGGACATTCGCCGCACCAGCAACCCACAGATCATCATCATCGCCGACACGATCACGCTCTACCCCGAAGAGCTGTACGAGAACGGCCTGGAGATCATCACCGCCAGCACGATCCGAAACCACCCGGTCGCGCTGAGCCCCCGCATCAAGTCGCTCAACTATCTCAACAACATCCTCGCCAAGATCGAAGCGACCGACGCCGGATGCCTCGAAGCGCTGATGCTCAATCATCGCGGCGAAGTGGCCGAATGCACCGGCGACAACATCTTCATCGTCAAACGGGGCGTGCTCAAAACCCCCACCACCGACGCCGGGATCCTCGAAGGGGTCACCCGCAACGTCGTGATGGAGCTGGCACGCAAAGCGAACGTCCCCGTCGTGGAATGCACCCTCGACCGACACGACATCTATACCGCCGACGAGTGCTTCCTCACCGGCACGGCGGCTGAAGTCATTCCCGTCGTCAAGCTGGACGGACGCCCCATCGGAGATGGCCAGCCCGGACCGGTCACGCGCGACTTGCGGGAGCGGTTCCAGACATTCGCCAACGGCGACTAG
- a CDS encoding ABC transporter permease, translating into MYKYLLASRYLRTRFIALASIISVTLGVATMIVVNSVMTGFSTQMKDRIHGILADIMVESTSTDGATDPERLMAAVEEIAGPYIDSMTPAVEIYGMMSFDWHGQSIHQPVTLIGILPEGKHSVSPLAEFLTSRQALREGEKVVRQPLRPVSEPLDWELTSEAEQWRSEWMRLERLRNSLRQQSQAGSSAPETIAAASGSTAQEDNPFAAGGDTASYDPFDPATRQAAGDSAASGNGSSGSTSPLTMFASPAEKQDPDQPLPARVYVGMGLVSFPYKDGETGETRTMTMVHPGEDVAISTIKTGTPEVTSFKATVVDLFKSGMSEYDSNLVFCNLEELQLNRGMLDHDFRGDWTRGSVTSLQIKLKSYDDAPRVIELLRSQLPLDYGHLQVRTWEQKQGPLLEAVAVESAILNVLLFLIIAVAGFGILAIFYMIVVEKTRDIGIMKALGASSRGIMTIFLSYGLALGVVGSTVGVLLGLTFVHYINEIEDAITWITGRKVFDETIYYFQEIPTAVHPSMVLWVSLGAMAIAVLASVLPARRAARLHPVQALRYE; encoded by the coding sequence ATGTACAAATACCTGCTCGCATCCCGCTATCTCCGCACGCGATTCATCGCGTTGGCGAGCATTATCAGTGTGACCCTCGGCGTGGCCACGATGATCGTGGTCAACTCCGTGATGACCGGCTTCAGCACACAGATGAAGGACCGGATTCACGGCATCCTCGCCGACATCATGGTCGAGAGCACCAGCACCGACGGGGCCACCGACCCCGAGCGACTGATGGCCGCCGTCGAAGAGATCGCCGGCCCCTACATCGACTCGATGACGCCCGCCGTCGAGATCTACGGCATGATGAGCTTCGACTGGCACGGTCAGTCGATTCACCAGCCGGTAACGCTCATCGGCATCCTCCCCGAAGGAAAGCACTCCGTCAGTCCGCTGGCCGAGTTCCTCACCAGCCGTCAGGCACTCCGCGAAGGGGAAAAGGTCGTCCGCCAGCCCCTTCGCCCCGTCTCCGAACCGCTCGACTGGGAACTGACCAGTGAAGCGGAACAATGGCGGTCTGAGTGGATGCGGCTCGAACGACTCCGGAACAGCCTCCGACAACAGTCCCAGGCGGGATCGTCGGCACCGGAGACCATCGCCGCTGCGTCCGGCTCCACCGCTCAGGAGGACAACCCGTTCGCCGCCGGCGGTGACACCGCGTCATACGACCCGTTCGACCCGGCGACCCGCCAGGCTGCCGGTGATTCGGCCGCCTCGGGCAACGGTTCCTCCGGCAGCACCAGTCCGCTCACGATGTTCGCCTCCCCCGCAGAGAAGCAGGATCCCGACCAGCCGCTGCCGGCCCGCGTCTACGTCGGCATGGGCCTGGTCAGCTTTCCGTACAAGGACGGAGAAACCGGCGAAACACGCACCATGACGATGGTGCACCCGGGCGAAGACGTCGCGATCAGCACGATCAAGACCGGCACTCCCGAGGTCACCAGCTTCAAAGCGACAGTGGTCGACCTCTTCAAGAGCGGAATGAGCGAGTACGACTCGAACCTCGTCTTCTGCAACCTCGAAGAACTCCAGCTCAACCGCGGCATGCTCGATCATGACTTCCGCGGGGACTGGACTCGGGGCAGCGTCACCTCGCTGCAGATCAAGCTCAAGAGTTATGACGACGCCCCCCGCGTCATCGAACTGCTTCGCTCACAGCTCCCGCTTGACTACGGTCACCTGCAGGTCCGGACCTGGGAACAGAAACAGGGGCCGCTGCTCGAAGCGGTCGCCGTCGAATCGGCCATCCTCAACGTGCTGCTGTTCCTCATCATCGCCGTCGCCGGCTTCGGCATCCTCGCGATCTTCTACATGATCGTCGTGGAGAAGACGCGGGACATCGGAATCATGAAGGCCCTGGGAGCCAGCTCCCGCGGCATCATGACGATCTTCCTCAGCTACGGTCTGGCACTGGGAGTCGTCGGCAGCACCGTCGGGGTCCTGCTCGGCCTCACCTTCGTGCATTACATCAACGAAATCGAAGACGCGATCACCTGGATCACCGGCCGCAAGGTGTTCGACGAAACGATCTACTACTTCCAGGAAATCCCCACCGCCGTCCACCCCTCGATGGTGCTCTGGGTCTCGCTCGGAGCCATGGCGATTGCCGTCCTGGCCAGCGTGCTTCCCGCTCGCCGGGCCGCCCGCCTGCATCCCGTCCAGGCACTCCGTTACGAGTAG
- a CDS encoding prenyltransferase/squalene oxidase repeat-containing protein — translation MTRPDLSPSDRTGGRWQLQFDALGGWGISLVVHTMLLLLLALVVLPIVPAEQERILTVSTVENDSEPVVDVVEIQPQEIIEGSTSIAAEAVDAVNLAETPSPVTVNVDRKSLSLPPSLAELLGPEVDRQSDFAGRSEAARAALVRGFGGTTASEAAVTSGLRWLAEHQNADGSWNFAHSREECQEDCTGDGLLDNRPVAATSMALLCFLGAGHTHEEGKYRRVVRDGVRYLMRRREFSEYGIDFRNGAGTSAMYSHGLATIALCEAYGLSGDALLKRPAQLAVNFIVNAQDPAIGGWRYQFRPPDAVGDTSVVGWQVMALASARIAGLDVPRKSRQRAMRFLDSVQLEDGVYYGYVKPQRKASTTAIGLLCRLYLGWATDRPAVHRGVEFLAGRGPDRNNMYYNYYATQVLHHTGGEAWVRWNESMRAWLVRTQERDGHAAGSWRIRNGTGSLRDPHAKTGGRLYITCLAILTLEVYYRHLPLYQRQSVQAEM, via the coding sequence ATGACTCGACCAGATCTGTCGCCGTCGGATCGAACCGGCGGCCGGTGGCAGTTGCAATTCGATGCGCTCGGGGGCTGGGGCATCAGTCTCGTCGTGCATACGATGCTCCTTCTTCTGCTGGCGCTCGTGGTCCTGCCGATCGTCCCCGCCGAGCAGGAACGGATTCTGACCGTGTCGACTGTCGAGAACGATTCGGAACCGGTTGTCGACGTCGTTGAGATTCAGCCGCAGGAGATCATCGAGGGCAGCACGAGCATCGCCGCCGAAGCGGTCGATGCGGTCAATCTCGCGGAGACCCCGTCTCCGGTGACGGTGAACGTGGACCGGAAGTCGCTCAGCCTGCCGCCCAGTCTCGCTGAACTGCTCGGACCGGAAGTGGACCGGCAATCAGACTTCGCGGGGCGAAGCGAGGCGGCGCGTGCTGCGCTTGTTCGTGGTTTCGGTGGTACGACTGCGAGCGAAGCGGCTGTCACCAGCGGACTGCGGTGGCTGGCAGAACATCAGAACGCGGACGGGAGCTGGAACTTTGCCCACTCCCGGGAAGAGTGCCAGGAAGACTGTACGGGAGATGGTCTGCTGGACAATCGTCCGGTGGCGGCGACGTCGATGGCCCTGCTCTGTTTTCTGGGGGCCGGGCACACCCATGAGGAAGGGAAATACCGGAGGGTTGTGAGGGATGGCGTGCGGTACCTGATGCGCCGCAGGGAGTTCTCGGAATACGGAATCGATTTCCGCAACGGGGCGGGGACCTCTGCCATGTACAGTCACGGCCTGGCAACAATCGCCCTGTGCGAAGCGTACGGGCTCTCGGGCGATGCGCTGCTGAAGCGCCCGGCGCAGCTGGCGGTGAACTTCATCGTCAATGCGCAGGATCCCGCAATCGGCGGCTGGCGCTATCAGTTCCGCCCACCTGATGCCGTTGGCGATACATCAGTTGTCGGCTGGCAGGTGATGGCCCTGGCGAGTGCCCGCATCGCCGGCCTCGACGTTCCACGAAAGAGCCGACAGCGGGCCATGCGGTTTCTTGATTCCGTACAGCTCGAGGACGGAGTGTACTACGGCTACGTGAAACCTCAGCGGAAGGCATCGACGACGGCGATCGGTCTGCTCTGCCGGCTGTATCTCGGTTGGGCGACGGATCGGCCGGCTGTCCACAGAGGCGTGGAGTTTCTCGCAGGCCGGGGACCTGACCGGAACAACATGTACTACAACTACTACGCGACGCAGGTGCTGCATCACACCGGCGGAGAAGCCTGGGTGAGGTGGAACGAGTCAATGCGCGCGTGGCTGGTCCGGACTCAGGAGCGTGATGGACATGCGGCCGGCAGCTGGAGAATCCGTAACGGAACGGGCTCGCTCCGCGATCCGCATGCGAAGACGGGAGGCCGGCTGTACATCACCTGCCTGGCCATCCTCACGCTCGAGGTCTACTACCGGCATCTGCCACTGTACCAGCGGCAATCCGTTCAGGCCGAGATGTGA
- a CDS encoding PSD1 and planctomycete cytochrome C domain-containing protein — translation MPIVRFPILCVVLLSLAGPAAAEVTFTRDVRPLLSDRCFHCHGPDEEARSTELRLDRRESVFSDLGGYHAVVPGDVEASELIERITSDDPDLRMPPPDSNRSLSAAEVETLRQWVEQGADWEEHWSFVPPSRPVPPEVTRRGWTDNPIDAFVLKRMKEAGLTPSPEAARETLIRRLSLDLTGLPPTPAEVDAFLADESPDAYERLVDRLFSSARYGEHMATPWLDAARYADSNGYQGERTRTMWPWRDWVVQALNDNMPFDQFTIEQIAGDLLPEATRDQLVATGFHRNHMLNGEGGRIAEESRVDYVIDRVNTTATTWLGLTLACSQCHDHKYDPLSQKEYYRLYAYFNSIDETGRVDAGGNARPVLELPTPEQERREQQLRKELAARQAELREAHGQPQREQWEERLREQLAKQQERPYWQLALPVEYRSANGQTMELLPDGSVFVSGANPEKDTYSLVLPVELEQLTGLRLEALTHESFTDGGLARSNSGNFVLTEIDVRVRKASEPADEAKRIAIASAQADFEQGGHQVQKAFDGDGGSGWAVYKPGDMKHDRTAVFTFAEPVAAGQGTILDIRLEHQSPHRHHNLGRFRLSLTSRPDPSLNADGGTPVDVVRALETPTDQRTEDQKKRLDEEFRKSDPGFVAAQAAVEKARKALDSHRGSYLKTMVMQDRKEPRETYPLIRGVWDNPDKSQPLQPGVPEVLPALPEDAPTNRLALARWLVRRDNPLTARVTVNRYWQHFFGTGLVKTAEDFGTQGEPPSHPELLDWLAVEFMESGWDVKRLQKRIVMSATYRQSSEVTEDRMQKDPLNRLLSRAPRYRLTAQAIRDQALYLSGLLVERVGGPPVRPYQPGGVWLDLTLGKIKYEQDQGEKLYRRSLYTFWRRSVAPTMLFDVPARQTCVVQQSRTNTPLHALTLMNDITYVEASRKMAERVIREGGESDADRLVYAFRLATARYPTDDEQAALVRLHEKMRERYEGNGAAAEELLSVGESPRPEAMDVTELAAMAAVMNVILNLDEVITRE, via the coding sequence ATGCCCATCGTTCGGTTTCCCATTCTGTGTGTGGTTCTGCTGTCGCTTGCCGGTCCCGCAGCCGCCGAGGTCACCTTCACCCGCGATGTCCGGCCGTTGCTGTCGGATCGCTGCTTCCACTGTCATGGTCCGGATGAAGAGGCCCGTTCGACCGAACTGAGGCTGGACCGGCGGGAGAGCGTCTTCTCGGACCTGGGGGGCTATCACGCCGTCGTGCCCGGGGATGTCGAGGCGAGCGAACTGATCGAACGAATCACGTCCGACGATCCGGATCTGCGGATGCCCCCTCCCGATTCGAACCGGTCGCTCTCTGCCGCCGAGGTCGAGACGCTGCGGCAGTGGGTGGAGCAGGGGGCGGACTGGGAAGAGCACTGGTCGTTCGTGCCGCCGTCGCGGCCTGTTCCGCCCGAGGTCACTCGCAGGGGATGGACGGACAATCCGATCGATGCGTTTGTGCTCAAGCGGATGAAGGAAGCGGGGCTGACTCCCTCGCCCGAGGCAGCCAGGGAGACGCTGATCCGCCGGCTGTCGCTCGACCTGACCGGCCTGCCACCCACACCCGCGGAGGTGGATGCGTTTCTGGCTGACGAGTCTCCCGATGCGTACGAGCGGCTGGTGGACCGGTTGTTTTCTTCGGCCCGTTACGGGGAGCATATGGCGACGCCGTGGCTCGACGCGGCCCGGTATGCCGACTCGAATGGCTATCAGGGAGAGCGGACCCGCACGATGTGGCCGTGGCGTGACTGGGTGGTGCAGGCCCTCAACGACAACATGCCGTTCGATCAGTTCACGATTGAGCAGATCGCCGGCGACCTGCTGCCCGAAGCGACGCGGGATCAGCTGGTGGCGACCGGTTTTCATCGGAACCACATGCTGAACGGAGAGGGGGGCCGCATTGCTGAAGAGTCGCGGGTCGATTACGTCATCGATCGGGTCAACACGACGGCGACGACCTGGCTGGGGCTGACGCTCGCCTGCAGTCAGTGTCATGACCACAAATACGATCCGCTCTCGCAGAAGGAGTACTACCGGCTGTATGCGTACTTCAACAGCATCGACGAGACCGGCCGCGTCGATGCCGGCGGCAATGCCCGGCCCGTGCTGGAACTTCCCACGCCGGAGCAGGAACGGCGTGAACAGCAGTTGCGGAAGGAACTGGCCGCCCGTCAGGCGGAGCTGCGCGAGGCGCACGGGCAGCCGCAGCGGGAGCAGTGGGAGGAGCGGCTGCGCGAGCAACTGGCAAAGCAGCAGGAAAGGCCGTACTGGCAACTGGCGCTGCCGGTCGAGTACCGCTCGGCGAACGGGCAGACGATGGAACTGCTGCCGGACGGTTCGGTGTTCGTCAGTGGAGCCAACCCGGAGAAGGACACCTACTCGCTGGTGCTTCCGGTCGAGCTGGAGCAGCTCACCGGACTGCGGCTGGAGGCGCTGACGCATGAGTCGTTCACCGACGGCGGACTGGCGCGATCGAACTCCGGCAACTTTGTGCTGACGGAGATCGACGTGCGTGTCCGCAAGGCTTCCGAACCGGCGGACGAGGCGAAGCGGATTGCGATCGCGAGTGCCCAGGCCGATTTCGAACAGGGAGGGCACCAGGTTCAGAAGGCATTCGACGGAGATGGAGGTTCCGGCTGGGCGGTCTACAAACCGGGGGACATGAAGCACGACCGGACGGCGGTCTTCACTTTTGCGGAGCCGGTTGCTGCCGGGCAGGGAACGATTCTCGACATCCGGCTGGAGCACCAGTCGCCGCACCGTCACCACAACCTCGGCCGGTTTCGGTTGTCGTTGACATCCCGGCCCGATCCGTCACTGAATGCGGATGGCGGAACACCGGTTGATGTCGTTCGAGCTCTCGAAACGCCGACCGATCAGCGGACGGAGGACCAGAAGAAGCGGCTGGACGAGGAGTTTCGCAAGTCCGATCCCGGCTTCGTGGCGGCTCAGGCGGCGGTGGAGAAGGCCCGCAAGGCGCTGGACAGTCATCGCGGTTCGTATCTGAAGACGATGGTGATGCAGGACCGCAAGGAGCCGCGAGAAACCTACCCGCTGATCCGTGGCGTGTGGGATAACCCGGACAAGTCGCAGCCGCTGCAGCCGGGAGTGCCCGAAGTGCTGCCGGCGTTGCCCGAGGATGCACCGACGAACCGGCTGGCTCTGGCCCGCTGGCTGGTCCGCCGTGACAACCCGTTGACGGCCCGCGTGACGGTCAACCGGTACTGGCAGCACTTCTTCGGAACCGGACTGGTGAAGACCGCCGAGGACTTCGGCACGCAGGGGGAACCGCCGAGTCATCCCGAACTGCTGGACTGGCTGGCGGTGGAGTTCATGGAGAGCGGCTGGGACGTCAAGCGGCTGCAGAAGCGGATCGTGATGTCGGCGACGTACCGGCAGTCGTCCGAAGTGACCGAGGACCGGATGCAGAAGGATCCGCTCAACCGTCTGCTCAGTCGGGCACCCCGCTATCGTCTGACGGCGCAGGCGATCCGCGACCAGGCGCTCTACCTGTCGGGACTGCTGGTCGAGCGGGTGGGAGGACCGCCGGTTCGGCCGTATCAGCCGGGCGGCGTCTGGCTCGATCTGACGCTGGGGAAGATCAAGTACGAACAGGACCAGGGGGAAAAGCTGTACCGGCGGAGTCTGTACACGTTCTGGCGACGGAGTGTTGCTCCGACGATGCTCTTCGACGTGCCGGCCCGGCAGACCTGTGTTGTACAGCAGTCCCGCACCAACACGCCGCTGCACGCGCTGACGCTGATGAACGACATCACCTACGTCGAGGCGTCGCGGAAGATGGCCGAGCGGGTGATCCGAGAAGGTGGCGAGAGCGACGCGGATCGTCTGGTGTATGCGTTCCGGCTGGCGACCGCCCGGTATCCGACCGATGACGAGCAGGCGGCGCTGGTCCGGTTGCATGAGAAGATGCGGGAGCGGTACGAGGGGAACGGAGCGGCGGCGGAGGAGCTGCTTTCGGTCGGTGAGTCGCCCCGTCCGGAAGCGATGGACGTGACCGAACTGGCGGCGATGGCTGCCGTGATGAACGTGATCCTGAACCTCGATGAGGTCATCACGCGGGAGTGA
- a CDS encoding alpha/beta hydrolase, producing the protein MRLLFRLRYVACATVLVIVGCIAMEEGEQSAMAPGSFGPAMPASAAPEPGTASVIRVFYGTNRRPARDISPTSAPNDYYTSNSGELQYGFCDVSIPPTHEYGEVERPSIWRLEFSEDPDRHVVLRSIRPTSRDQFMAELQDDVAGSTHGEAFVFVHGYNVTFAEAARRTGQMAHDLKFDGPPILYSWPSHGDLSGYVADINSAERAVSHVIEFVEAVARDSGARRIHLVAHSMGNRVATNVLKRFAEESAYREIPRFNEVILAAPDVDAETFRHEIAPKIVNTADRVTIYASSNDLALRASETVNRGRRLGQGGSDLTTFPEVRGIDVVDASDVDFSLFDLGHSAYGDELLGEIRQVFAGQEAPQRGLKPHKVKPAWLLKPHRQPSVVEEPVVRPVGYPEVEEPDAKPVEVKPAPEPTGWQGFVRRLFSFLPW; encoded by the coding sequence ATGCGACTCCTGTTCCGCTTGCGGTACGTCGCCTGCGCGACGGTCCTCGTCATCGTCGGCTGCATCGCGATGGAAGAGGGCGAACAGTCTGCCATGGCGCCGGGCAGCTTCGGTCCGGCCATGCCGGCTTCGGCCGCTCCCGAGCCGGGGACGGCATCGGTCATCCGGGTTTTCTACGGGACCAATCGCCGGCCGGCACGCGACATCTCCCCCACATCCGCCCCCAACGACTACTACACCAGCAACTCGGGTGAGCTGCAGTACGGCTTCTGTGACGTCAGCATCCCGCCGACGCACGAGTACGGCGAGGTCGAACGTCCCAGCATCTGGCGGCTGGAGTTCAGCGAAGATCCCGACCGGCATGTGGTGCTGCGGTCCATTCGTCCGACCAGCCGCGACCAGTTCATGGCCGAGCTGCAGGATGACGTTGCCGGCTCGACGCACGGCGAAGCGTTCGTGTTCGTGCACGGCTACAACGTGACGTTTGCCGAAGCGGCACGGCGGACCGGTCAGATGGCCCATGACCTCAAGTTCGACGGCCCGCCGATTCTGTACAGCTGGCCGTCACACGGGGATCTGTCCGGCTACGTTGCCGACATCAACTCGGCGGAGCGTGCCGTCAGCCATGTGATCGAGTTTGTCGAGGCGGTCGCCCGCGACTCCGGGGCCCGGCGGATTCACCTGGTTGCCCACAGCATGGGAAACCGCGTCGCCACGAACGTCCTCAAACGATTTGCCGAGGAGTCGGCGTACCGGGAGATTCCCCGCTTCAACGAAGTCATCCTTGCGGCACCGGATGTTGATGCGGAGACGTTTCGGCACGAGATTGCTCCGAAGATCGTTAACACGGCGGACCGGGTAACGATCTATGCGTCATCGAACGATCTCGCGCTGCGGGCCTCGGAAACGGTCAACCGCGGTCGACGGCTGGGACAGGGGGGAAGCGATCTGACGACGTTCCCCGAGGTGCGCGGCATCGACGTGGTCGACGCGTCGGATGTGGACTTCAGCCTGTTCGACCTGGGGCACTCGGCGTACGGCGATGAACTGCTGGGTGAGATCCGGCAGGTGTTCGCCGGGCAGGAAGCGCCGCAGCGCGGATTGAAGCCGCACAAGGTGAAGCCGGCGTGGCTGCTCAAGCCGCATCGCCAGCCGAGTGTGGTTGAGGAACCGGTCGTGCGTCCGGTGGGGTATCCGGAAGTGGAAGAGCCGGACGCGAAACCGGTGGAAGTGAAGCCGGCGCCGGAACCGACGGGGTGGCAGGGCTTCGTCCGACGGTTGTTCAGCTTTCTGCCGTGGTGA
- a CDS encoding DUF1501 domain-containing protein — MNNPLAAWQRRQFLQQTSMGLGTAVLATLLGGDTAQAAGGLPGLPHLAPKAKRVILLLQSGAPSHVDLFDYKPLLAERRGEEIPESIHQGQKLSTMTASAGKPCLGAIAPFHQYGESGAWVSDYLPHLTEIVDDVCFVRSMKTEAVNHAPAMTFLLTGAEPPGRPSMGAWVSYGLGSDNENLPTYCVMTSRDREGTCGQLFYDFYWGSGFLPSKYQGVKFRGGGDPVLYLSNPPGLSRDVRRDLLDGLAELNRQKFDAVGDPEIQTRIAQYEMAFRMQTSMPELVDFSSEPAHVIDMYGPQVHEKGTYAHNCLIARRLAERGVKFIQLMHSGWDQHRNLPTQLIEQCRDTDQPSVALVKDLKQRGLLDETLVIWGGEFGRTPFGQGDIDNPKQHGRDHHPYCFTIWMAGGGVKRGFTWGETDEYGYNVVKDQVHVHDLQATVMHLLGIDHERLTFKFQGRHFRLTDVHGHVVDDLLA, encoded by the coding sequence ATGAACAACCCACTTGCCGCGTGGCAGCGACGGCAGTTTCTTCAGCAGACGTCGATGGGCCTGGGGACCGCGGTACTGGCGACGCTGCTCGGTGGTGACACGGCACAGGCGGCCGGCGGACTCCCCGGGCTGCCGCACCTGGCTCCCAAAGCGAAGCGTGTCATCCTGCTGCTGCAGTCCGGTGCTCCGTCGCATGTCGATCTTTTCGACTACAAGCCGCTGCTGGCGGAGCGCCGTGGCGAGGAGATCCCCGAGTCGATTCATCAGGGGCAGAAGCTCTCCACGATGACGGCCAGTGCCGGCAAACCGTGTCTGGGGGCAATCGCGCCGTTTCATCAGTACGGCGAGAGCGGGGCGTGGGTGAGCGACTATCTGCCGCACCTGACGGAGATCGTCGACGACGTCTGCTTCGTCCGCTCGATGAAGACCGAAGCGGTCAACCACGCGCCGGCGATGACGTTCCTGCTCACCGGTGCCGAGCCACCCGGCCGGCCCAGCATGGGGGCATGGGTCTCGTATGGCCTGGGGAGCGACAACGAAAACCTGCCGACTTACTGCGTGATGACCTCCCGCGACCGGGAAGGAACCTGCGGGCAACTGTTCTACGACTTCTACTGGGGGAGCGGGTTTCTGCCGTCGAAGTACCAGGGGGTGAAGTTCCGTGGGGGTGGCGACCCGGTACTGTACCTGTCGAATCCCCCCGGCCTGAGCCGCGACGTCCGACGCGATCTGCTGGACGGTCTGGCCGAGCTGAACCGGCAGAAGTTCGACGCGGTGGGTGATCCGGAGATTCAGACCCGCATTGCGCAGTACGAGATGGCCTTCCGGATGCAGACGTCGATGCCGGAGCTGGTCGACTTCTCCAGCGAGCCGGCTCACGTCATCGACATGTACGGCCCGCAGGTACACGAGAAGGGGACGTACGCACACAACTGCCTGATCGCCCGCCGGCTGGCGGAGCGGGGGGTAAAGTTCATTCAGCTGATGCACTCCGGCTGGGACCAGCACCGTAACCTGCCGACGCAGCTGATCGAACAGTGCCGCGACACCGACCAGCCGTCGGTTGCTCTGGTGAAGGACCTCAAGCAGCGGGGCCTGCTGGACGAGACGCTGGTGATCTGGGGAGGCGAGTTCGGCCGCACGCCGTTCGGCCAGGGAGACATCGACAATCCGAAGCAGCATGGCCGGGACCATCATCCGTACTGCTTCACGATCTGGATGGCGGGGGGCGGCGTGAAGCGGGGCTTCACCTGGGGCGAGACGGACGAATACGGGTACAACGTCGTGAAAGATCAGGTGCACGTGCATGACCTGCAGGCGACAGTGATGCATCTGCTGGGGATCGATCACGAACGGCTGACGTTCAAGTTCCAGGGGCGGCATTTCCGGCTGACGGACGTGCACGGCCACGTGGTGGATGACCTGCTGGCGTGA